The window AATGTGATTTTAATGGATATTTCTATTCCAAATGGTTTAGATGGTTTTACTGCTACGAAGGAAATTAAAAAAAATTTACCTGAAATGAAAGTCATTATGCTGACGATGCATAACGAAATAGCCTATATTCAACAGGCAATGGAAGTTGGTGCGAATGGCTATATATTAAAAAATAGCCAAGGTGGCGAAATGTATGAAGCAATTCAAAGTGTGTATACAGGACGCCGTTACTATGAGGTCGGATTGCCACAAGAACAAATCGAAAAATTATTTAAGAAAAAAGGGAAAAACAACCCGGATATATTATCAACACGTGAACAAGAAATTGTTCGATTAACGATTTTAGGGTTTACGAATATGCAAATTGCAGAAAAGCTATTTATTAGTGCTAAAACGGTAGAAAATCATAAAGCCAATATTATGCAAAAGCTACATTTAAAAAGCAAGGCAGAACTCATTCAATATGGCATTACGAATAAGTACATTACGTAGTATGCGAGGGCTGTCTAATAAAATCTGCTCATCCTTAAAATAGGTGGGCAGATTTTTTGATATTTTTATATTGGTTAGTGGTTTTAAAAGAATTTTTCAGACCGTCTTTTTGCATAGATTAGCCTCTTCACCATCCATTCTTACCCTTGTCTTGAGCGATAAAGCAATCGGCTTTATCGCTTTTTACATACTAGATACTTAGGGAAAGAATAGAAACTTGTTCATCATCATCCTCCCAATAGTTTTCCTCATATCATTGATTTTCCGAACACACAAATCCGCCTTTTTCTCCGGAAGTATAGGGGCTTACCCCTATACTTTAGAAACAACGCACTCTCTATACTTAAAGTAAATAAGGTAGAAGGAAGGTGTGTACGATGGATTTTACATTCATCGTCGTCATATTTTTAATTGGTTTTATTGGATCATTCGTATCAGGGATGGTAGGTGTTGGAGGATCCATCATTAAATACCCAATGCTCTTGTATATTCCTCCGTTATTTGGGTTAGCAGCCTTCACCGCACATGAAGTATCTGGTATTAGTGCCGTTCAAGTATTTTTTGCATCGATTGCAGGTGTATGGGCATATCGAAAAAGCGGCTATTTAAACAAAACACTTATTCTTTATATGGGTACGGCTATTTTAGTAGGTAGCTTCATCGGTAGCTTTGGTTCCAGCATGTTATCAGAAGCGGCAGTGAATATTGTATACGGTGTTTTAGCCTTGATTGCAGCTGTGATGATGTTTATTCCTAAAAAGCAAATTGACGATAAGCCGTTAGATCAAATTACATTTAGTAAACCACTAGCAGCGAGCCTGGCGTTTATCGTTGGGATTGGTTCGGGGGTTGTTGGAGCAGCAGGTGGCTTTTTATTAGTACCAATTTTACTCGTTGTATTGAAAATCCCAACACGTATGACGATTGCAACGAGCTTAGCAATTACGTTTATTTCATCGATTGGTGGAACAGTCGGCAAAATTATGACAGGGCAAATCGACTATGGACCAGCAGCGGTAATGATTGTGGCAAGTATACTTGCGGCTCCACTTGGCGCAAAAATCGGCGGCAAGCTCAATACAAAAGCACTACAAACTATTTTAGCACTATTAATTTTAGGTACAGCCATTAAAACATGGTTAGATATTTTATAAGAGGTGATTGGTTATGGAAAAATCGAAAGGATTTATGATTACGAGCTTCACCATTTCAGCTGTTTTTCTAGTAGCAGTGATTACAACAATATTTGGAGTTTAGGAGTGAGTCCAGATGGAAGAGGCAACTGTCTTTTGGAGTAGGGCATTAACCGAATTAACGTTATCTTTCCATATTATTTTTGCAACACTCGGTGTGGGTGTGCCGTTAATGATTTTAATTGCTCAATATGTAGGCTATAAGAAAAATGATATGCACTACACGATGATGGCAAGACGTTGGGCGCGTGGCTTTACGATTACAGTCGCAGTCGGTGTCGTAACAGGTACAGTCATCGGCTTACAGCTATCGTTACTGTGGCCAGAGTTTATGGAATTAGCAGGGCAAGTTATTGCACTACCGCTATTCATGGAAACATTCGCATTCTTCTTTGAGGCGATTTTCTTAGGAATCTATTTATACACATGGGATCGATTTAAGAATCCAAAAAATCATATATTATTGCTCATTCCTGTAGCAATAGGGGCATCAATGTCAGCCGTTTTTATTACGATTGTCAATGCCTTTATGAATGCACCGCAAGGGTTTGATATCGTCGATGGCGAGCTCATCAATATTCAACCAATTTTAGCGATGTTTACACCGGCCATGCCGACAAAAATCGGGCATGTACTAGTAACAAGTTATATGACGGTCGCATTTATTTTAGCGGCGATTGCAGCGTATAAGCTATTGCGCGGCGAAAACCATATGTATCACAAAAAAGCATTATTTATGATGATGAAATTAGGTGTTATTTTCTCTATTGCTTCTGCATTAGTTGGTGACTTTTCAGCAAAATACTTAGCTGAATATCAGCCTGACAAGCTAGCCGCAGCAGAGTGGCATTTTGAAACAGAAGAAGGGGCAGATTTAATCTTCTTTGGTGTACTAGATGAAGGGGAAATCAAGTATGAAATCCGCATTCCTAAAATGTTAAGCTTTTTAGCTAGTAATGATTTCAATGCACAAGTGATTGGCTTAGATCAATATCCAGAAGACGAACATCCACCACTCATTATCCACTATTTCTTTGATATCATGGTAGCGATCGGTATGATGATGATTTTCCTTTCAGTTGCTTATATAGTAGGGAAATGGAGAAAGTGGCAGTGGGTTGAATCGAAATGGTTCCGAGTGCTGATTGTTTTAAGTGGTCCATTATCACTTGTAGCGATTGAAGCAGGTTGGTGGTTAGCGGAATTAGGACGACAACCATGGATATTATATGGCATTATGCGAACAGAAGACGGCGCGACAAGTGCTACCGGCGTAGAATATTTATTTATCGCCTTTGCGATTGTTTACTTTGTGTTGGCAATCGGTAGTTTAGTCGTATTACATCGCATGTTTAAAAACAACCCGGTTGAAAAAGAATTAGCAGCACGACAAGGCGGTGATTCTGTATGGCATTAGAAATACTAGGTATTTCGGTACTTTGGCTCTTCTTATTTGGCTATGTGATTGTCGCATCGATTGATTTTGGCGCAGGATTTTTTAATGCCTATAGTTTAATGCGCGGCAATGACCATATTGTGTCAAACATTATTAAGCGGTATTTATCTCCGGTATGGGAAATTACGAACGTCTTTTTAGTCTTTTTCTTTGTCGGGATTGTTGGATTCTTTCCGCAAACCGCATATTTCTACGGTACCATTTTATTAGTACCGGCTTCTGTTGCGCTTATTTTGCTAGCGATTCGCGGTAGTTACTATGCCTTTGAATCTTATAGCGGTATGAGCGGACATAAAGGCTATGCACTCGCTTATGGGGTGTCAGGTCTTTTTATCCCAGCTGCATTTTCGGTCATTCTAACAATTTCTGAAGGTGGCTTTGTTACGATGCAAGGCGATCATCCAGTTTTAGACTACAAAGCATTGCTGACAAGTCCATTATCATGGTCCATCGTTGTATTAAGTATCATTGCAGTACTGTATATCTCAGCTGTCTTTTTAACATGGTACGCACAAAAAGCAGGAGATCATAAAGCAAGTGAATTGATGCGTAAATATGCGCTTACTTGGGCGATTCCCCTTATCGTTAGTGGTCTTGGCATCATCATCGAGTTAAAAGCGTTTGGGAATTGGCATTATGCCCAAATGGTTGATTTATCTTGGTTATTTGCGCTAACCGGCATTGTCTTTTTAGCAACGGTTTGGCTATTATGGGCGAAAGTAAAATACGGGTTAGCGGTCATTTTATTAATCGTCCAGTTTGCGATCGCCTTCTTTGCCTATGGGATTTCACACTATCCATATCTACTCTATCCGTATTTAACGATTCATGATAGTTTTACAAATGAAGCGATGGCCATAGCACTCGTTGTGGCATTTGTCGCAGGCTTAGTGTTGCTTGTACCTTCTTTATATTTAGTATTTAAGCTATTTGTCTTTAACAAAGACTATGTATCTGGTAAAGAAGAAACACATGTATAAGGAGTGTAAGATAATGCATGATTTTTTAAATTTTTATGCACCGATTCTAGTAGTCATTGTATCGATTGGAGTAGCATTTATGGCTGCACTAAATACGAAGTTTTTGTAATAAAGCTTTGATTCTCAAATTATATTTGACGTATTCCTTTGTTTTATGTATTTTATCAAACGAATAATACCGACATCTGAACGGGAGAGGTTCATAGCTGAAACCCTCTATAAAAAACTATGGAAGTATGCTTATTACGCCATGTCTATATTGGACGTGGCTTTTTTATTTGTTAGCTTTAGTTTACATGGATCTCTACAATTTTTTGATTTGGAATGTACGAAATGTACAATGTCGCAAAGACAGGCTGACTTGTTATGATAATAGGCACATAAATAAAAAAACATAAATAAGGAAATAAAGAAGAAGACCATCCATCACGGAGTGGTCTTCTAAAAGCTTATTCAACTAAAGCACTCCGTTAGCTTAATAAGGCTTCTCTTTATTTTTTAAATATCTTCGCTTCGACTTAATACAAAAACACCTCAGTTTACTATCAAAGATTATTTTTATTACTTATAAAGGAAATTTGTTCAGCTGATATAATAAAATCAATTAAATCCATCGTTTTATTTTGTAGCAAGACGTGAAATTCATATTTGTCATTCACTTTATATATTTCCTCATACAGCCACCATGAATCTTCTAACAAATCATCCTGTTTGATAATATTAAAATTTTCAAATATGACCTCATCTATATTTGTATAACTCCCTTTATTATCAAGGAGTAATTTTAAGGATTTATCATTCTTAATTGATTTTATAATTTTGCAATCATGGAAGCTAAAATCCCCATCAATTTCTATATCCAGTAATGTTGAGTTTTCTTTTATATATCTTTTGTAATCTTCAATTACTGTGGTTACAATTCTTTCATTTTCCTCGCAAAATTGAGTTACAGCATTTATTACATTACGAGTTGCCTTATCTAAAGCAAACACCCTTATATCTGCAATCTGTTTTACTATTGTTTTTGGTAATTGCTTTTTTAAATACATATGATTATGTATGAAATTATCATGAAATTGTTCTATTCCCTTTTCTTTATTAAAAGGTTCATAGTTATTATCATCATCTCTGTTTGCTGTTTCGTTAGATTTTAATATTAAATTAGCTTCTTCTTGTAAAGTAAGCCAACTATTTAATTCAATGTGGTAAAGCTGTTGAAAATATTCTTCTGAGAATGTTTCAGCTTGCTTTTCTTCCTCTAAATGCAGATGGATATTATTTTTTTGACACAATTCATGCCATTCTTTAGTAAAATATTTCATTTTATTACCCTCGTCTCTCTAAGTAGATAATTTTTAGTTAACCTGCTCCGTTAGCCATCCATGTCGCGTAAAATCAACGCTACACCACAGAAAATGAAAGATTATTACGTTCTTTCATGGGAGTTTAATAATACCTCAAATTCATATTTGGATTTAATCCCCTATTATTATCTCTAATAAAATCAGTTGCACTATCAACCTGACTTGTCATCGGACCTACGTTTGTAAACTTTGGACAATTAAACTTCACAAAATAATCTCGGTTTGAATGCAAATTATCAACTGCCTCATACTTATTGTCATAGGAAGTGTTCAGAAATTTATGAAAAAGGAAAAAGGATTTTGGAAGTATTCCCCCTGTCTATGTTTTAGGGATATTAGTGGAGTCTGATGAAAAACGCTTTAGTCAACAGGTGTATTTATCAATTGTAGTACATATTTAAGGATTTACTCAATGAGTTTAATTTAGACAATAATTTGTTAGGGGCGATGTAAAAATGACACATTTTGAATACATGGAGCAAATGATATAAACCAATATCAGAAACGATGCTGAAGGGTAAAAGGGGCAAGTAAAAGACGATATATTGTACGGAGATAAGAAAGGGGTTTATCCCTAAATCATTATTTAATGACTTTTGGAACAACCCCGAATTCTTTACTTATTAATGCTGTGGAAGATAGTCGTGGCCGTTTATTGTTAGTTTAGAAGCAAAGATGAGAATTTCTTTATTTGCTTCATAATATGGATCTAAAATAGTGTGAAATGCTTCCCATTTTCCTTCAGCTTTTTCATCTTCACCATTACGATCCAGAACTATTGCCTCTTCGTAAATCTCTTTTAATTTTTCTTTATCTGATGTGCTGATTTCGAAATAAATATCAGACATATATTCATCAAATGAAAGAGAATTAATATACGGACGAATTAATTGATAGTATTCATCCCATAATTTTTCATACAATTCATCATTGTCATCTTTAAGTGCTTTTTGTTGCTCTTCAAAGTTAGTTTTTAATTTTGTTAAGACATCTTCTGGAAGATCCTTCAATCCTGATTCAGCTATGAATTCTTCAAATGTTTGTGGTGGATATAATGCTTCTAGATAAGGGTCAAGAATCTTATAAAATTCATCTAATTTTTTCGACGCTTCTTCCTCTTTACCGCCCTTTTCTAGCTTGATCCATTCTTCATAAATTACTTTAAGTTGATCATTATCTGATTCTTTTATAACTAAACTATTGCCATTAAATTCATATGTAGCTATATACTCTTCAAAGGATTCAGGCATCCAATTAGCTAGCTCATAAGGTTTGATGATTTTGTGCATCTCTTGATACATTTCATCTGCTTCGTCATACTTCTTTTCTTGTTCTAACTTCTGCATTTCTTTATACATTATTTCTAATTTCTTTAGATCTTCTTTTGAGATTTCTTTAGGTAAGTTCTTTTTATATACTTCAAATGTGTAGAACTCTGAAGAATCTTTCAATACACTGCCTTCAACTGAAATTTGTTGTCCTTCTACTAAGTTCATTTGTTCGATTTGCTCATCTGCGAATTTTTGTAATCCTACATAGTAAAACTTGCCGTCATCCCCTTTAATAAAACATGAGTCTCCAAACATAAATTTAATAGTCCCTTTAATTTGTTGTTCCTTTTGAACTGATGCTTCAATTGTTTTTTCTGCTGATGCAACGCCAACTTGAAATGGCGAGAAGACGGCCATTCCAATTGTTAATGCTGAAGCAATCATCAAAGTTTTTTTAAACGGTTTTTTCATATTTATTTCTCCTTTTATTTTAATAATCAGTTGTTACCAATAATTAGACGATTTTCCATCTAAGAAAGTTCATTGTTTAAAAAATTTAAAACGGAAAATTGGTGTAAACATCACTCTGGATGCTTTTTTGCATATGTCACAACAATGAATGGAAAATTAAATCCAAATAAATTGAATCTGAGGTATTATTTAACTAACGAATCAGGTTAGTTGAAGAAGGAATTAAAAATTTATGTCTTCAAAGGAACATCTTTGACGCAACGATTAAAGACAAATCCATAGACGGTTTTCTAAATAATTGTAAAATTTTTGAACGAAACGAAGCATCGCTCCGTCTAATGGAGGAAGGAGGCGAAAAGGATGGAATTTGAAATCGTGCAGCGTGCTATTCGTGGAGATCATCAAGCGATACTTTCACTTATTGAAATGGATGAAGATATTTTATATCGCATGGCTTTTACCTATCTGAAAAATGAGCAAGACGCTCTAGACGTGATGCAGGACCTGGTTTATAAGGCACTGAAAAAAATGCATACCGTTAAACAGCACGAATATGCCAGAACATGGCTCGTGCGCGTCTTAATCAATTGTTGTAAAGACCATTTGCGAAAACGCCAACCAACCGTTTCAATTAAGGAACATTACCAAGTTGACATTAACGATATTGGTCAAATCCCTAACTTTGAGGAACAATATAATAAATACAAAGGATCTGGAAAAAATATAAGTTTTTCTACTGTAAATCATAATGTCGCTTTAGAACTTAAATTTGTTTACTACCACAAGTTATTTAACTATGAATTGAGTTTGGGCAGCCTTTTTGCTAGCTATAATACCAACTCAAACAAATTGGCCCTATTTCTTAACGAAAAGCACCCTTACCTCCATTCTCTACTCGATTTAGATGTTGAGAAAACTGAAAAACAGTGGATTTGGTGGTTAAATAAAAAAGGTATAAGAACGACTCAAACAACAACAGATTTCAGAAATGGTGAACTCAAAAATAAATCAGTAGTAGCAAACTTTTTTCGTTTAGTGTATGAAAAATTATTTAATCTCACAGATACTCGTGAAGAATGGGAAAAAGATAGATGGGATGTTAGGGTATTAAATGAAGACTATGGAATAAAATATAACCCCTCAACTACGGCATATCTCCTTGACTTCACAAAAATTGAAAATAGTGTTTTTAGACAGTGTTTAAAAAAATATATAAAAACTAGATTACTAGGTGGAGGAAAATTAACTTGGAGTTCAGCGAGACTATATTTGGTTTTCGTCCGAAGATTCTTTAATTTTATTAGCCAGATAGAACCTGAATGGCATGATTTAAATGGTCTTACAAGAAAGCATATTGAGAACTATTTAGAGTATCTTCGACACTATTCAAAAAATAATTTGAAACAAAGAAATGCTAATCCAAAACAACATATGATTGATAACATTACTCGGGTTTATACATTTTTAAGAGATACTCAAAGATTTGAATACAGCATTGCACCAGAGAAGTCAACATCCAAACTACTTTATTCTGAGGATTTTCCAAGTCTTGATAAGAAATCAGATGACGATATTGATTATATTCCTGATTACGTATTAGAGCAACTTTTCGTGAACATAAACGACCTGCATCAAGATGTACAACCTGTCATATGGGTCGCTTTTAAAACTGGTTTACGTATTAGTGACGTATTAGGATTAACACAGGACTGTTTAGTTCGTTTAAATGGGAAATATTCTATTCAAACAGATATTGAAAAAACATATGTAAAAGGTCATAAAATACCGATTGATAACCAATTAGCGGATATGATTGCCATTTTAATACATAACTCCAAGGAGCGTAGTAATCAAGATAATAATCCTGATAAATATATCTTCGTCCGATATAATGGCTCCCGAAAAGGGAAACCATTTTCACAAGGTTGGGTACGAGAACAACTCAATAAACTGGCGTTCAAAAAGAACATTACAGATGAAATGGGAAATCTGTTTCATTTTAAGAGTCACCAATTTCGTCACACGTATGCCGTAAAAATGTTAAATGGCGGAGCTGATATTTTAACGGTACAGGAATTACTGGCTCATGCGTCTCCTGAAATGACGATGCGATATGCTCGTTTACTGGATGATACAAAAAGAAAAGAATTCGAAAAGGTTGTTAAACAAGGCGTATTTAGTTTTGATCTAAACGGAGAAGTTCATCAAGTATCAGAAGTAGAAGACATCCCTGAAGACATTTTGGATATAATGTGGAAAGACGAAAAGTTAAATGCATTGGACAACCCTTATGGGACTTGTCGAGCAAGAGTCAACGGAAATTGTCCATTAGCAGCAGAACCGCCTTGTCTCACAGCAAATGATGGAAAACCTTGTTTTGATCTAACTGTCGGTATGACAAGTTTTGATGTTAAAAAATATGAGCTCCTCATAGAGACTACTACAAAGTGGATTGAAGCATCAGAAGAATATGGTCGCGAAGATATGGTTACAGCAAATGAAAAGAACTTGGAGAGATACCAAAACATTTACGAAACAATCAAAAGTGGAAATGTCATTTTTGGACGTTTTGATCGTATGAAGAGGCAATTAGAACGTAAGAAAAAGAAAGGAGTTAAGCATGGATAGTTTTGATCGTGGAGAACAATTAAGGCAGCTACATGAACTAAGAAAACAGACAACCAAGAATAAGGTTGAAGAAGCTATTAAACGCCTTACAAAGAGTTCTAAGGCTATTAACTTTAATAGTGTGGCAAAAGAAGCCGGAGTGAGTAAAGCAACGCTTTACAACCATCCTGAGCTTAAAGAGCGTATCGATTTCTTACGAAATCAACAACAAAAAGCATTTGTGGACTCTAGGATTAAACGGGACGAGAACAATCAAAACGCAGTAATCGCTTCTCTAAAGAGAAGGATTGAAAAGTTGGAAAAAAAGAATAAAAAACTTGAACAAGAAAATAAACGATTACATGAAAAAGAGAATGAGAAACTTACTGACTACTTTATGAAGATATAATCCTAATTCAAATAATGGGGAGTTTAGTGCAACAAGGAGTACCTTCAAAATTATGGGGATTTACAACGCTAAGTTAAGAAATGTGACCAAACGACGCTTTGGGAACTATCCAACTCTGATATAATTAGTAAAGTTCACTAGAAATGGAGGGAACTTTAGTGATAACTCTAACTCAATTAGGTGTCGATTTTAACGATGAACAAACACCTTTTTTTCAAGTAAATTCAAACAATAGAATTCGCTTTGGATTATCTGAAATTTCATACGTAGAATTAAAAAGTGTATTAGATTACATTTTCAAAGAAGTTGATACGGTTGATATGGTTTATTTAGTTGCCAATATAATATCTAATAAATATATCTATACTAAAACAGCCGTAAGAAAATCTATTTTTATTCGAAATTGGGAAGAAATAGTTGAAGAGAATGAAGAGGCTCGTCACGTCTATGCAATCGTTAAAAATATAGATATAACTCAAGTTCAAAAATATGCTTTATCTATTTATAAAGGCGGACGTGCAGCATACTTGGCTTTCTATCTTAAAGACCGATTGGTGTATATTAGTAGTGATGTAGTTGATATTATATCTGATGATGTACAATTTATAAGCCATTTAAAAGAGAAATTCTCAAATCTTTATAATAAATTTTATGAATGATTATTTTCATACATTTACATTCAAAATAACGTTCCCAAATGGAAGTTTAGAAGCACATCAAAAAGCCACAAATGTTGTTACATCAACGTTCGTGGCTTTTCTTATGAACATTGTTTATGCGTTGTTTTATGCACTTTTGTTAAAAGTCAGTCATAGCAAAGGTTTTGAAGTATTTGAAGTAATGTTGCACCATTGTCTTTGATGAATAAAATCGTGTATAAAAATTGAAGTCTTATCGTTGTAAATCCGCATAAATCTTACGAGTCCCCTTATTGTGCTAACGGGGTGCTTTCCTTAAGGCTGTTTTCTCAAAGATTGTTGCTTCTATAAGGAAAAGGATTCAACACAACAGAAAACCAGAGTTAATCTACAAATTAGGCACTTGTAAAGTAAACTCTGGCTTTTATTTTTTGTAAATCCTAGAAAGAATGTTTGTTTCGAATGTCGTTGCATCAAGTTCTAACTCCACTTAATATTGATATGCCATCTCATTTAATCTTTAAAAAAAGTAGGAAGCCCAACTTCTCTTAATAGGTCATTAAAGTTATATTTATGTTCTTTAAGGCCTGAGTCAGTTAGCACCTGTCTAAGAACCAAGTACAATTGCATTTCAACAAAATTTAATTGTTCTGTATTATCTAACTGAATTAAATAACTTATTATTGCATTGTATAAAATTGGGAACTCTTGTTTAATTGCATCTCTATTATCGATAAACGCTCTAACATAATCTTCAAAATTATAAGTCCTGTCTTTAGATGAATTGTAGCTCTTTTCTTTTTTTTGATCTTTAATTGGGCGAAAGATAATACTTGACCCTATTACCCAATTACCCAGACCAGCTGCAAAAATTAGAAGCGAATACTTTCTGACTTCGATATCTGGATGTGAAAAGTATCTATAATATTCATCATAATTATCTTCATCCCAATATTTCGCAGTATCAAAAAATCCAATTTCAATTCCTTCTAAAATACTCTTTGCCTTGTCAACTAAAGTCCTTTTCATATATAATTCCTCATTTCTATCGTCATTGCAAACCTCTAAATAATTAATAATCTATTCTGATATGTAAAGTATAAATGAGTCACCATCATATGAGGTGTTTTCATATGAAAAAAGTTATTCTTATATTAATTATTGCCATTTCTTTTTTTGCTGTTTTAACAAAAACTAAGGCAATAATAAATGAATATGATGAAATTGCAAAGTCTGATAATGCGGATGTTACACTTTATGCTAAAAAGATAAATGGAGTATATATAGATTTTAAAATTGATTTTCAAGGTGGTGTGCTTACAAGACCTTATTGGATAAATACAACAAGTCCTACTTGGTCCCCTCAAATTATCTATGAGGACATCAATAAAGATGGAAAAAATGAGTTAATCATAATTTTGACCAAGGGTACTGGTACTGGAATATTAGAACAAGAAGTTCACGTTTTCCAAATCCAAAATCAAAGAATAAATAATGAGCTTGTTGAAGTACCAGTTGAAGTGATTGTTGATGACCCAATTGCAATAGTGTTAAAAAATGTAAAGACCGAGTTATTACCTAACGAAGCAAATATTAGTATTGGCGAAAAGAAATATGCAATTGATACCAATCCTTTAAAAAATAAGCCTGAACATTTATTTCCTGATATATACTTTGGCAATCTTATCAACTTTGAAATAAACGACAATCAACTTATTGCAAAAATCGGAGGTCAAATTTCTCCAGCAGGTGGAAGTATAGGTGATATTCAAATTACGTATATGTTTAAGGATAAAATGTATCAAGCAAAATCAATTGAATTTAAACCAAATGAATAATGTATTGTTATACTAAACGAAAGCGATTGTTTTCTATAGAACAGTCGCTTTTTTACTAACGGAGTAGGTTACTTGAAGAAGGATGGATAACACTTTTCTAATTCGCAAAAATTAAAAAAGAGGTGAATTTATCTTGAAAAAACTTTATGCACTGATTTTAATCATATATTTATTTACTTTTGTGTCATTTGAATCTTATGCACAGCCTAAAAACTGTCCTGTATTAAGTGATTTAGAGAAAACATCGCTTAAGGATAAAAAAAATGTAATAGAAGCTTTAAATACTTTAATACCAGAAACTTATGGGATTGGAATAGATGACTTTCCTGATATGTATACTAAGTGGCATGTAGTAACTGCCAAACCTTTTCTCAATACAGTTGGTAATAAAGAAGAAGAAGCGTATTTTGGAATGGCAAAAACCTTTTGTGGCAAAGAAATTGCTGAAAAGTCTTGGCTTGTACGTTTAGATTTCCCAAAAGCACCCGGAGCCGACTTAGCCCAGGGTCAAATATTTTTAGCTAAAAGTAAGGAAAAAGGATGGTTTGTTTGGTTTCAATACCATTAAACTGCTATTCCTTATTGAACTAACAGGGGCGTTTATCCAACAA of the Lysinibacillus fusiformis genome contains:
- a CDS encoding response regulator encodes the protein MIKILLVDDHVLIRKGIALLLGNYPDITVVGEASDGEEAIQLAYQTAPNVILMDISIPNGLDGFTATKEIKKNLPEMKVIMLTMHNEIAYIQQAMEVGANGYILKNSQGGEMYEAIQSVYTGRRYYEVGLPQEQIEKLFKKKGKNNPDILSTREQEIVRLTILGFTNMQIAEKLFISAKTVENHKANIMQKLHLKSKAELIQYGITNKYIT
- a CDS encoding cytochrome ubiquinol oxidase subunit I; protein product: MEEATVFWSRALTELTLSFHIIFATLGVGVPLMILIAQYVGYKKNDMHYTMMARRWARGFTITVAVGVVTGTVIGLQLSLLWPEFMELAGQVIALPLFMETFAFFFEAIFLGIYLYTWDRFKNPKNHILLLIPVAIGASMSAVFITIVNAFMNAPQGFDIVDGELINIQPILAMFTPAMPTKIGHVLVTSYMTVAFILAAIAAYKLLRGENHMYHKKALFMMMKLGVIFSIASALVGDFSAKYLAEYQPDKLAAAEWHFETEEGADLIFFGVLDEGEIKYEIRIPKMLSFLASNDFNAQVIGLDQYPEDEHPPLIIHYFFDIMVAIGMMMIFLSVAYIVGKWRKWQWVESKWFRVLIVLSGPLSLVAIEAGWWLAELGRQPWILYGIMRTEDGATSATGVEYLFIAFAIVYFVLAIGSLVVLHRMFKNNPVEKELAARQGGDSVWH
- the cydS gene encoding cytochrome bd oxidase small subunit CydS gives rise to the protein MHDFLNFYAPILVVIVSIGVAFMAALNTKFL
- a CDS encoding sulfite exporter TauE/SafE family protein, giving the protein MDFTFIVVIFLIGFIGSFVSGMVGVGGSIIKYPMLLYIPPLFGLAAFTAHEVSGISAVQVFFASIAGVWAYRKSGYLNKTLILYMGTAILVGSFIGSFGSSMLSEAAVNIVYGVLALIAAVMMFIPKKQIDDKPLDQITFSKPLAASLAFIVGIGSGVVGAAGGFLLVPILLVVLKIPTRMTIATSLAITFISSIGGTVGKIMTGQIDYGPAAVMIVASILAAPLGAKIGGKLNTKALQTILALLILGTAIKTWLDIL
- a CDS encoding tyrosine-type recombinase/integrase, which encodes MEFEIVQRAIRGDHQAILSLIEMDEDILYRMAFTYLKNEQDALDVMQDLVYKALKKMHTVKQHEYARTWLVRVLINCCKDHLRKRQPTVSIKEHYQVDINDIGQIPNFEEQYNKYKGSGKNISFSTVNHNVALELKFVYYHKLFNYELSLGSLFASYNTNSNKLALFLNEKHPYLHSLLDLDVEKTEKQWIWWLNKKGIRTTQTTTDFRNGELKNKSVVANFFRLVYEKLFNLTDTREEWEKDRWDVRVLNEDYGIKYNPSTTAYLLDFTKIENSVFRQCLKKYIKTRLLGGGKLTWSSARLYLVFVRRFFNFISQIEPEWHDLNGLTRKHIENYLEYLRHYSKNNLKQRNANPKQHMIDNITRVYTFLRDTQRFEYSIAPEKSTSKLLYSEDFPSLDKKSDDDIDYIPDYVLEQLFVNINDLHQDVQPVIWVAFKTGLRISDVLGLTQDCLVRLNGKYSIQTDIEKTYVKGHKIPIDNQLADMIAILIHNSKERSNQDNNPDKYIFVRYNGSRKGKPFSQGWVREQLNKLAFKKNITDEMGNLFHFKSHQFRHTYAVKMLNGGADILTVQELLAHASPEMTMRYARLLDDTKRKEFEKVVKQGVFSFDLNGEVHQVSEVEDIPEDILDIMWKDEKLNALDNPYGTCRARVNGNCPLAAEPPCLTANDGKPCFDLTVGMTSFDVKKYELLIETTTKWIEASEEYGREDMVTANEKNLERYQNIYETIKSGNVIFGRFDRMKRQLERKKKKGVKHG
- a CDS encoding cytochrome d ubiquinol oxidase subunit II — translated: MALEILGISVLWLFLFGYVIVASIDFGAGFFNAYSLMRGNDHIVSNIIKRYLSPVWEITNVFLVFFFVGIVGFFPQTAYFYGTILLVPASVALILLAIRGSYYAFESYSGMSGHKGYALAYGVSGLFIPAAFSVILTISEGGFVTMQGDHPVLDYKALLTSPLSWSIVVLSIIAVLYISAVFLTWYAQKAGDHKASELMRKYALTWAIPLIVSGLGIIIELKAFGNWHYAQMVDLSWLFALTGIVFLATVWLLWAKVKYGLAVILLIVQFAIAFFAYGISHYPYLLYPYLTIHDSFTNEAMAIALVVAFVAGLVLLVPSLYLVFKLFVFNKDYVSGKEETHV
- a CDS encoding DUF4085 family protein, which encodes MKYFTKEWHELCQKNNIHLHLEEEKQAETFSEEYFQQLYHIELNSWLTLQEEANLILKSNETANRDDDNNYEPFNKEKGIEQFHDNFIHNHMYLKKQLPKTIVKQIADIRVFALDKATRNVINAVTQFCEENERIVTTVIEDYKRYIKENSTLLDIEIDGDFSFHDCKIIKSIKNDKSLKLLLDNKGSYTNIDEVIFENFNIIKQDDLLEDSWWLYEEIYKVNDKYEFHVLLQNKTMDLIDFIISAEQISFISNKNNL